TCAATCGGATTATGGAGAAAAGCAATTGTCATTTTTGTAAATAGATAGAAATTAGTATGTAAAATTATTGAATTAATTATTTATTTTAGTTATAATGGACTAGGAAATAGAATAATATGCTTTTATGGTTATCTAGATTAATACTGGATATTAAAAGGGAAAGAGGTGAAATTCCTCTACAGCCCCCGCTACTGTAAATAGTTATGAAATCTGTATGAGCCACTGGATTTATCTGGGAAGGCAAAGAGAGTAAGTTTGAGCTATAAGTCAGGAGACCTGCCATGAATGAGAACTAAAAGTTGTAGACTTTTGAACTTCGGTGGGAAGTATGAGTTTTAATCTAATAAATTTAGAATATTTTAAGGTTGACTTGTGTGTTTCAAGTTGACTTTTTTTATTATAAAAGCTCATGCTCAAAATAGAAAAAGAGGGAGAGATTTTAAATGAAAAAATTAGCGATTTTTGCGATGGTATTGATGTTAGGTGTAACAAGTTTGGGGGGAGCAAGTGTATTGGCTAATGAAACTGCAGAAAAAGCAGTTCAGACAATACAAGCAGATCAACAAAAAGAAGTCAAAAAAGGGATTTTAGTAGTAAGCTTTGGAACAAGTCACGCAGATACTAGAGCGCTTACTATTGAAGCTGCTGAAAAGCAAATTCAAAAAACATTCCCAGAATATGATGTAAAAAGAGCATTCACATCTAAAATGATAATTAAGATTATTGACAAGAGAGATGGAGTTAAAGTAAATACGGTAGAAGAAGCTATGGAAGAATTCAAAAAAGAAGGATATACAGATATCATAGTTCAGCCACTACACATAATGAATGGAGCTGAGTACGATGAATTAGTTGAAGAAAGCACTCCTTATGCTGAGTCATTTAATACATTTGAAGTAGCTAGTCCGCTATTGACTTCGGTTGAAGATTATAAAAACGTAGCAAAGGCATTAGAATCACAATTACCAGAGAGAAAAGAAGGCGAAGCAGTAGTATTTATGGGTCATGGAACTCATCACTTTGCAAATTCGACATACCCGGCTATGGACTATGTATTTCATGATTTAGGATATGAAAATGTATTTGTTGGAACTGTAGAGGGCTACCCAAGCATAGAAGAAGTTAAAAAGCGATTAGAAGAAAATAAGGTAAAAAAAGTTACATTGATGCCATTTATGTTAGTTGCAGGAGATCATGCAAAAAATGATATGGCTGGTGAAGAAGAAGATTCTTGGAAAAGCATATTAGAAAAAGCAGGCTATGAAGTGGAAATTTATTTACATGGATTGGGAGAAAATGAAGGCATAAGAAATATTTATGCTAGTCATACACAAAATGAAATAGATCAACTTTTAGCAGAAGCAGCAGAATTAAAAGCACAAGAAGAAGCTAAGGCTAAAGAAACCGCAGAGGTTAAAGAAGTAGTGGTTGAAGTGAAGACAGAAGAAAAAAAATAGAATAAATACAAATATTAATACCAAAATCTATATCTGTTCAAAATACAAATAGATATAGATTTTGGTATTTTTTTTGGTTAAAGATAATATAAGTTGACAATATTAATTGATAGTTCCTATAATGAAAGTGTGTAATCGTGTTCATAAATAAATTGTGGGGGGATTTTAGTGAGAAAAGGTATTAAAATTAAATTAATGTGTTCTATAGGATTTATTTGTTTACTTAGTGTTTTGGTATGTTCGATTTTCAGTTATCGATTATCGCAAGATAACTTATTAAAGCTTAGCGATGAAAAAATTGATCAAATAGTTCAAACTTATGGAAGAGAAATAAGTTGTTGGTTTGAAAATAAATCGATAATACTTGATAATTTATCTTATGATATTTCATCAAAACAAGAAATTGATTCAGAGCGACTGGAGAAATATTTAGCTGGCTATGAAGCAAAATATGGGTCAATATTTTATGCAGGGATAGAGGACAATCAATTGGTATCTTCAGATGGTTGGATTCCTGGTGAAGACTATGACTATCATGATCAAGATTGGCATGAACTTGCACATCAAAAAGGAAAGTTAATATTTACAGCTCCATATGTAGATCAGGGAACTGGTGATATGGTTGTAACAATTGCAGCCCCAATTCATGCAGGTGGAGATATAACAGGAACCGTTGGAATGGATTTGAAACTCGATAAAGTTGTAGCTATGGTAGAATCAAATAAAATAGGAAAAAATGGATATGGATTTCTGATTGATAATCAAAATCGAATATTGGTACATAAGCATACGGAGTTTAATCCGACTAAGGAAAAGTTTAATTTGATAACTAATATAAAAGATGGGCAGCTTAAGAAAATAGCTGAGTTGAAAAATGAAAATGGATTGAGAATTGAAGACTATGATGGTAAAGAAAAATATTTTAAATCGTATGGTATAGAAAATACAGGATGGAAATTTATAGCGGTTATGCCAATTAGTGAAATAGAGGAACCACTAAATAATCTAATAAGAGGATTTGTGATTATAGCATTTGTAATACTGATTATAGGATTTGCAATAACTTATGTTGTAACAATCTCTATGACAAAGCCTATAAATAAAATTTTAAAAATTATACAAAATACGTCAAATTTGAATTTAAAAGAAATTATTGATTGCAAAGAAATTGAAAACAAAAAAGATGAATTTGGAGATATGGGAAGAAATGCATTAACCTTGAGAGAGGAGTTAAGATCGATAATAGGAGTTATAAAAGATCATGCATCAGAAATTGAAAATACGTCTAGAGAAATAGCATTATCATCAGATGAAAGCTACAACACGATGAATACAATAAGTCAGACAAGCGAAGAATTAGCAAAGGGTGCTACGGAACAGGCAAGTGAAATGGAATTTGTAAACAAAACGCTTATAGATCTTGCAATGAAGATAAAAGATGCTATTGATATAGCGGATAGATTAAAAGTGCAGTCTAAAAAAACATATGATGCTAATATGGAAAGTGTGGTGCATTTAGAAGTTTTATTTGATAAGTTGGAAGAAAACCATAATGCAATAAAAGATGCAAACAATAGAGTTGAAGAATTAGCTCAAAAATCGGAGACTATTGGAAATGTTGTAACTACAATACAAGGAATTGCAGAACAAACTAATTTGCTAGCTCTAAATGCGGCAATTGAAGCGGCTAGAGCTGGAGAATCAGGCAAAGGATTTGCAGTTGTAGCGGAAGAAATAAGAAAATTAGCAGAGGAAACAGCTAAATCAACAGTGGAGATATCGAGTTTAATTGAAACTATACAACAAGATGTTGAAAATGCTACAAGCAGTATGAAAAAATCAAATAATACGGCTAAGGAAATAGATACAAGATTAAATGAAACGCAGAGAGATACAAAAATAACGTCAAATTCACTTGAATTAACAAAACAAGGCATAGAAAAATTGGTAGAGGATATGTTGAAAATAGAAGAAGAAAAAAATCAAGCAATGATGAAAATGGATGCTATGGTAGCAATTATTGAAGAAGCTTCAGCTGGAACAGAAGAGGTAGCGGCATCAGTAGAAGAACAGAACTTAGTACTTGAAAAAATTAAATATCGTACTAGAGAGTTAAATGATTTATCTAAAGATTTTAATGAAATAGTAGATAAATTTAAATTGTAGGGTAAAGAATATTGTTAGAATCGCAGTCAAATATGCCTATTTGACTGCGATATTTATTTATATACATTGAGTTACATAACAATAAAATAAATAAAAAAAATACATTAAAGAATAGAAATGTGATATAATTCAGATAACTATACAAAAGAGAAGGGGTTTGTGAAAGGAGTTGTTGCGAATGCAAAAATTAAAGCAGCGGATGGCGTGGCTATTGATTATGATTATCATAATGACAGCTACGCCTTTTTCATTAGCAGAGGAAGAGGGAAAAATTGTAGCCAAAATTGTTGATTTTTCAGGTGATGTCCAAATGATGCAAGCCGGCAAAGAAACTGGATTAAAGGCATTTAAGGGAATGTCATTGACTCAAGGTGATAGTATTGAAACGGGATTGGATTCGTGGGTTAATCTAGAAATTGACAGATATAAAGAAGTAAAAATTGGAGCCGATACGTTAATACAGGTAACAACACTTAAAGAGAAAATTGGAGATAGTGTTGGCAAAACAAAACTTAGTTTGGCAACTGGTGAAATCTGGGTCGATATCAACAAAAAATTAGAAGAAGATTCAAAATTTGAAATAAAAACACCTACAGCTATAATGGGAGTTCGTGGTACAAAGTTTTATGTGGGAGAAGAAGATGAAAAAACAAATGTAAAAGTAGTAGAAGGTGTTGTAGCTTTTTCTAGAGAAAAAAAAGATAAGGAAAAACTCAATAAAAAGCAAGGAAGTGTAGTAGAAGAAAATCAGGAAGAAGTTCTTATTTTTAAGGGACAAGAGGCTGTAGTGGAAAGAAGCGACGCATCAGAGAATGAAAATACAGAATTAGAATCGATTATAGAGGTAGAAATAGAAGAACTTAAAGTTGAAAAGCTTAATGATTTTGTTTTAGAATCTATAAAAGAAAGCCCTGATAGGGTAGATGCTGATATGTTAGAGAAGGTAGATAAGCAAATTGAAATAAATAAACAAATTAAAGAGCAAGAGCTAAATAAAATACAGCCCGATGTAGCTGAAGATAATATAAATGAAAACATAATATATGATGAAAATAATGAGGGAAGTAGTAGTTCAAATACAGAAGAAAAAAGTGAAAAGTCAAATGAAGACGAAGACAGAGACGACAACAGAGATGAAGATAAAGATGATGATAGAGACAATGACAAAGACGACGATGACGAAGATGAAGACGATGACGATGACGAAGATGAAGACAGAGATGAAGACAAAGACGATGATGAAGACGAAGACAGAGATGAAGACGATAACGATGATGAAATTATTTCTGTAGAAAAAATAGTTATTTCCAACAATAGTATAGAATTAGAGATTGGAAAAAGTTTTACCCTAAGTGCAGAGATTAATCCACAAAATGCATCAGATAAAAGTCTTAATTGGTCTAGTGAAAACTCAAATATTGCGAGTGTGAGTAGCAGTGGAAAAGTAATTGCGGTTAGTGAAGGAGAGACTAATGTAATTGTATCAACTAGCAATGATAAAACTTCAAAATGTTTGGTAAAAGTTATTTCTAAAGAGGTCGAAGTTTCAAGTATAACTCTAAATGTAGAGTCATTAGAAATGAATGTAGGAGAGAATGCTAAAATTATTGCTACTATAGATCCAGTAGAAGCAGAGAACAAAGATATTCAATGGTCTAGTAGTGATAATAACATTGTAAAAGTAGATGGTACGGGAAATGTTTTAGCAATTAAAGAAGGTCAAGCTGATATAATTGCTAAAGCCGATAATGGTGTATTTGCAAAGTGTAGCATAGTTACTAAAGCAGTGCCAGAACCAACGCCAGAACCAACACCAGAACCAACACCAAGTGTTGTAGAAGTCGAGTCAGTATCATTGTTAGAAACTGCGCTGGATTTAGATATTGGTGAAAGCTGGGATTTGACACCTACAATATTACCAGCAGATGCAACTGATAAGAATTTAAGCTGGTCAAGCAGTGATATTAACGTGGCTACAATAGATAATAGTGGTCGTGTGACGGTAGTAGGGGCTGGAAATACAACATTGCGAGCGGAAACAAGCAATGGAAAGCAAGCAACATGTCAATTAACTGGTAGAATTCCTCATATAGAAACTACTGGAATAGAAGTCATTACTGGACTTACAAATGAAAAAGTACAGATAAATTCATCTACGGGAGATAAGGTAATTACTGCTAGAGTATTGCCTACAGATGCAACTGCACAGCAAATTAATTGGACAGTTAATACTACACCAGATAAGGTGAATTTAATAGAAGCTGATGGTGGAAAAACACTTACTATACAAGCGCTGTCTAATGATGATTTTCAAAATGGAGCTACCTATAGTTTGAGAGGAGAAACGGCTGATACCAATGTATTTATAATTGTGCCAATTGAAATAGTTCAAGACAGTATTCCTCTTACTGGAATAAATTTAGAGACAACTAAGAGTATAGGATTGGGAAGAACTATACAATTAGTTTATTCATTAGAGCCTTCTAATACGACGGATTCACAGCTTATTTGGTCGAGTGATGACGAAAGTATAGCTCGAAGTGTGGGCGATGGTTCTGTTGAAGGAATTGCTGAAGGAAACACGACAATAAGAGTTAGAAATTCAGATGGAAGTGTAAATGCAAGCTGTGATGTAATCGTAGAACCAGTTTGGGCAACACATTTAACATTAAATGTTTCAGACAAGACTTTAGATGCAGGTGATACTTATCAATTGATAGCGACATTAGAGCCAGATGATGTAACTAATCCTGTGCTGACATGGACGAGCTCAGATGAAAATATTGTTAGGGTTGATGACCAAGGTTTAGTAACAGCGGTAGGGGGCGGAGTTGCTTCTATTTCGGTAGATCACTCGCCTAGTAATATACCAGCTGCATCGTGTGAATTTACAGTAAAGGTACAAGCAAATGATATAGTTATAACAAGTGACAGTTATTTAGACGGGTTTATAGAAATAGGAGCATTGTTTAGTGGAGCTGATGTTACAGCAACTTTATTACCTTCTGGCGTTAGCAATCAAACTATAAATTGGACGATAAGTGATTCTTCAAAGATAGATTTGATTGTGAGCGATAATGGTAGAACACTTGATATATCAGGAAATGTGGATGATGCACCAGAAATTGGTGATATATACACATTGACAGGAACTAGTGGGGATGGTCAAGTAGTAAAGGAATTTAAAGTTAAAATAATAAATGATGCACCTTCACCAGCATAAAATAAACTATATAGCAATATGAAATTTGGTGTCAAGCTTAAAACATTTCCATGTTTGATGGAATATTTTTGGCTGGGCACCTTTGTATTATAGGGTATGTTTTCTTATACATTTACTTACCATAAACTATAGCAGAATATTATGATAGAATTTATTATAGACTATTTATAGGGAGATAAAACATATGAGAATAGATACTGATAGATTAATATTGATTTCATGTGAAAAGGAAATGTGCGAAAAAAGAGGGTACGAACGCGAGCATATATTGAAATATTTAAGTGTTGTAAAGCAAAATAAAAATCTAGAAGGATGGGGTCCTTGGCTGATATTCAAGAAAGAGAATGGAAAACTCATAGGTGATGGTGGATTTAAAGGCATTGTAGATGATGATGGAATTGTTGAAATTGGTTACAGCATAGTTGCGAGTGCTCAAAATTCTGGTTATGGAACAGAGGCAGTGGAATCGCTTATGAAATGGGCGTATGGAAGGGGAGCAGAGTATATAATTGCAGAATGCAGGCAAGACAATATTGGCTCAATAAGAGTATTAGAAAAAGTTGGAATGGATAAAATCGCCACTCAAAATCAAATGATTTTTTGGCAAAAAAGAAGACGTGGATCTTCAAAATATAATAGAAAAACAAGTTAAGTAATAAAGAATATTTGAAATAAAGACTTGCTATTGTCAAAAAAACATGGTAATATGAATTTGTAAAATTTAATAGATCCTTCAGGGCAGGGTGAAATTCCCGACCGGCGGTTATAGTCCGCGAGCCGATTGGCTGACTTGGTGAAACTCCAAGACCGACAGTAAAGTCTGGATGATAGAAGGTTGTGATATATAAGGCGTTTTTTGTCTTATTTGATTGTGGTATTTTTAAGCTCTGAAGATTATCTTCAGAGCTTTTTATATTGCCTCAAAAAGCACTAAGGGTCTAAAAGGAGGGAAAACATGGATAGTGAATTTATGAGAAAAGCACTCCAATTAGCAGAAATGGGAAAGGGAAGGGTTAATCCAAATCCACTTGTAGGAGCCGTAATTGTAAAAGATGGTGAAATAATAGCAGAAGGATATCATTCAAATTATGGTGGAAAGCATGCTGAGATAAATGCTTTTGAAAATGCTATAGAACCTGTTTTGGGTGCTACACTATATGTTAATTTAGAACCTTGTGTTCATTTTGGCAAAACACCGCCGTGTACAGACAGAATTATAAAAGAAAAAATAAAGAGAGTTGTAGTTGGCATGTTAGACCCTAATCCACTAGTTGGTGGAAAAGGTGTAGAGAAGTTAAGAGCGCATGGAATCGAGGTTAGCGTAGGAGTTTTAGAAAATGAGGCAAAAAAATTAAACGAAAAATTTATAAAATATATACAGACAAAGAGACCATTTTGCATATTGAAATCTGCAATGAGTTTAGATGGTAAGATAGCAACAAAAACAGGCGAATCAAAGTGGATTACAGGAAAAGAATCAAGGGAATTTTCTCATAAAATACGAAATGAAGTAGCCGCGATATTAGTTGGAGTCCAAACTGTAATAGATGATGATCCTAGTCTTACAGCCAGGTCCGAAACTGAGAAGTTAAATGATCCAATTAGAATAGTTGTTGATACTAGAGGTAGGATACCATTAAATTCTAAAGTTATGGATGCAGAGTCTTCAAGTAAAACCATAATTGCAACTACTGAGGATATGTCAGAAGAAAAAGAAAGAAAAATTAAGGAACGAGGATCTGAAGTAATTAGAATTCGAAAAGTGGATACGGGTGTTGACCTAAAAGAATTAA
The nucleotide sequence above comes from Tissierellales bacterium. Encoded proteins:
- a CDS encoding sirohydrochlorin cobaltochelatase, which codes for MKKLAIFAMVLMLGVTSLGGASVLANETAEKAVQTIQADQQKEVKKGILVVSFGTSHADTRALTIEAAEKQIQKTFPEYDVKRAFTSKMIIKIIDKRDGVKVNTVEEAMEEFKKEGYTDIIVQPLHIMNGAEYDELVEESTPYAESFNTFEVASPLLTSVEDYKNVAKALESQLPERKEGEAVVFMGHGTHHFANSTYPAMDYVFHDLGYENVFVGTVEGYPSIEEVKKRLEENKVKKVTLMPFMLVAGDHAKNDMAGEEEDSWKSILEKAGYEVEIYLHGLGENEGIRNIYASHTQNEIDQLLAEAAELKAQEEAKAKETAEVKEVVVEVKTEEKK
- a CDS encoding methyl-accepting chemotaxis protein; the protein is MRKGIKIKLMCSIGFICLLSVLVCSIFSYRLSQDNLLKLSDEKIDQIVQTYGREISCWFENKSIILDNLSYDISSKQEIDSERLEKYLAGYEAKYGSIFYAGIEDNQLVSSDGWIPGEDYDYHDQDWHELAHQKGKLIFTAPYVDQGTGDMVVTIAAPIHAGGDITGTVGMDLKLDKVVAMVESNKIGKNGYGFLIDNQNRILVHKHTEFNPTKEKFNLITNIKDGQLKKIAELKNENGLRIEDYDGKEKYFKSYGIENTGWKFIAVMPISEIEEPLNNLIRGFVIIAFVILIIGFAITYVVTISMTKPINKILKIIQNTSNLNLKEIIDCKEIENKKDEFGDMGRNALTLREELRSIIGVIKDHASEIENTSREIALSSDESYNTMNTISQTSEELAKGATEQASEMEFVNKTLIDLAMKIKDAIDIADRLKVQSKKTYDANMESVVHLEVLFDKLEENHNAIKDANNRVEELAQKSETIGNVVTTIQGIAEQTNLLALNAAIEAARAGESGKGFAVVAEEIRKLAEETAKSTVEISSLIETIQQDVENATSSMKKSNNTAKEIDTRLNETQRDTKITSNSLELTKQGIEKLVEDMLKIEEEKNQAMMKMDAMVAIIEEASAGTEEVAASVEEQNLVLEKIKYRTRELNDLSKDFNEIVDKFKL
- a CDS encoding Ig-like domain-containing protein, producing the protein MQKLKQRMAWLLIMIIIMTATPFSLAEEEGKIVAKIVDFSGDVQMMQAGKETGLKAFKGMSLTQGDSIETGLDSWVNLEIDRYKEVKIGADTLIQVTTLKEKIGDSVGKTKLSLATGEIWVDINKKLEEDSKFEIKTPTAIMGVRGTKFYVGEEDEKTNVKVVEGVVAFSREKKDKEKLNKKQGSVVEENQEEVLIFKGQEAVVERSDASENENTELESIIEVEIEELKVEKLNDFVLESIKESPDRVDADMLEKVDKQIEINKQIKEQELNKIQPDVAEDNINENIIYDENNEGSSSSNTEEKSEKSNEDEDRDDNRDEDKDDDRDNDKDDDDEDEDDDDDEDEDRDEDKDDDEDEDRDEDDNDDEIISVEKIVISNNSIELEIGKSFTLSAEINPQNASDKSLNWSSENSNIASVSSSGKVIAVSEGETNVIVSTSNDKTSKCLVKVISKEVEVSSITLNVESLEMNVGENAKIIATIDPVEAENKDIQWSSSDNNIVKVDGTGNVLAIKEGQADIIAKADNGVFAKCSIVTKAVPEPTPEPTPEPTPSVVEVESVSLLETALDLDIGESWDLTPTILPADATDKNLSWSSSDINVATIDNSGRVTVVGAGNTTLRAETSNGKQATCQLTGRIPHIETTGIEVITGLTNEKVQINSSTGDKVITARVLPTDATAQQINWTVNTTPDKVNLIEADGGKTLTIQALSNDDFQNGATYSLRGETADTNVFIIVPIEIVQDSIPLTGINLETTKSIGLGRTIQLVYSLEPSNTTDSQLIWSSDDESIARSVGDGSVEGIAEGNTTIRVRNSDGSVNASCDVIVEPVWATHLTLNVSDKTLDAGDTYQLIATLEPDDVTNPVLTWTSSDENIVRVDDQGLVTAVGGGVASISVDHSPSNIPAASCEFTVKVQANDIVITSDSYLDGFIEIGALFSGADVTATLLPSGVSNQTINWTISDSSKIDLIVSDNGRTLDISGNVDDAPEIGDIYTLTGTSGDGQVVKEFKVKIINDAPSPA
- a CDS encoding GNAT family N-acetyltransferase, translating into MRIDTDRLILISCEKEMCEKRGYEREHILKYLSVVKQNKNLEGWGPWLIFKKENGKLIGDGGFKGIVDDDGIVEIGYSIVASAQNSGYGTEAVESLMKWAYGRGAEYIIAECRQDNIGSIRVLEKVGMDKIATQNQMIFWQKRRRGSSKYNRKTS
- the ribD gene encoding bifunctional diaminohydroxyphosphoribosylaminopyrimidine deaminase/5-amino-6-(5-phosphoribosylamino)uracil reductase RibD encodes the protein MDSEFMRKALQLAEMGKGRVNPNPLVGAVIVKDGEIIAEGYHSNYGGKHAEINAFENAIEPVLGATLYVNLEPCVHFGKTPPCTDRIIKEKIKRVVVGMLDPNPLVGGKGVEKLRAHGIEVSVGVLENEAKKLNEKFIKYIQTKRPFCILKSAMSLDGKIATKTGESKWITGKESREFSHKIRNEVAAILVGVQTVIDDDPSLTARSETEKLNDPIRIVVDTRGRIPLNSKVMDAESSSKTIIATTEDMSEEKERKIKERGSEVIRIRKVDTGVDLKELMTKLGLMGIDSVLIEGGANVNYSAMNSNIVDKVMFFIAPIIIGGKNAKSSVEGDGIEHMKDAMKLGDFSYQKLGKDILLTSKVKR